In Arachis hypogaea cultivar Tifrunner chromosome 17, arahy.Tifrunner.gnm2.J5K5, whole genome shotgun sequence, a single window of DNA contains:
- the LOC112765256 gene encoding bidirectional sugar transporter SWEET1, translating into MEIAHFLFGIFGNASALFLFLSPVITFKRIICNKSTEKFSGVPYVMTLLNCLLSAWYGLPFVSPNNILVSTVNGAGAVIEIIYVLIFIILAPKKEKAKIIGLSAFVLTVFAAVVFISLFALHGNSRKLFCGLAASIFSIIMYGSPLSIMRLVIKTKSTEFMPFFLSLFVFLCGTSWFIFGLLGRDPFVAVPNGVGSALGAMQLILYFIYHDKKGATKNQTQTEEESMEMGQQQGKQSNNTNGTTQG; encoded by the exons ATGGAGATTGCACATTTCTTGTTTGGCATATTTG GGAATGCTTCtgctttgttcctcttcttgtcTCCAGT GATCACATTCAAGAGGATTATTTGCAACAAATCCACTGAAAAATTCTCGGGCGTTCCTTACGTTATGACACTCCTCAATTGTCTTCTTTCTGCTTG gTATGGGTTGCCATTTGTGTCACCCAACAATATATTGGTATCAACTGTGAATGGTGCAGGAGCAGTGATTGAAATCATTTACGTCTTGATCTTCATCATTTTGGCACCGAAGAAGGAAAAGGCCAAGATTATTGGTCTCTCCGCCTTTGTTCTTACTGTGTTCGCAGCTGTAGTTTTTATTTCCCTTTTTGCCCTTCATGGCAATTCCAGGAAACTCTTCTGTGGCTTAGCTGCCTCCATATTTTCCATAATCATGTACGGTTCACCACTCTCAATTATG AGGCTAGTGATCAAAACAAAGAGTACAGAGTTCATGCCCTTCTTCCTCTCACTGTTTGTGTTTCTATGTGGCACTTCATGGTTTATCTTTGGTCTTCTAGGCCGTGACCCTTTTGTTGCT gtACCAAATGGTGTTGGTTCTGCATTGGGGGCAATGCAACTAATATTATACTTCATATACCATGACAAGAAAGGTGCTACAAAGAACcaaactcaaacagaggaagaatCCATGGAGATGGGACAACAACAAGGGAAGCAATCCAACAACACAAATGGAACTACACAAGGATAA
- the LOC112765257 gene encoding uncharacterized protein, whose amino-acid sequence MNKQNANNDGVLDDQSSNVGAPPISLVTPPPPLQLQRMSSIESEPKTLFHGELNIAREAAIEVLNSHPREQALKIFLAGLQPVEIAKDATEDNIGSDLDDEE is encoded by the exons atgaataaacaaaACGCCAATAATGATGGCGTATTAGATGATCAATCATCAAATGTAGGTGCACCGCCAATATCTCTGGTTACACCACCACCTCCACTACAGCTTCAAAGAATGTCTTCCATTGAATCTGAACCAAAAACCCTCTTTCATGGAGAACTCAATATAGCAAGG GAGGCAGCAATTGAAGTCCTCAACAGTCATCCAAGAGAACAAGCTCTGAAAATATTTTTGGct GGTCTGCAGCCAGTTGAAATTGCAAAGGATGCAACTGAAGATAATATTGGATCTGACTTAGATGATGAAGAATAA
- the LOC112763832 gene encoding uncharacterized protein: MALSRRPARFTRRPDSMQHKTISEEQLESLRAAAAGIYTDKQNPEEDKYPAKVHQEVMGIKMERVIKKEHGDDDVKVDREVAHEDTKEKESPKKNNNTKNTSM, from the exons ATGGCTCTAAGCAGGCGACCAGCAAGATTTACAAGAAGACCAGATTCCATGCAACACAAAACAATTAGTGAAGAACAGTTAGAGTCACTCAGG GCTGCTGCTGCTGGTATTTACACTGACAAGCaaaatcccgaggaggacaaatATCCA GCAAAGGTTCATCAGGAGGTGATGGGTATTAAAATGGAAAGGGTCATAAAAAAAGAGCATGGTGATGACGATGTGAAGGTGGATAGAGAGGTGGCGCATGAGGATACAAAGGAAAAGGAATCACCAAAAAAGAACAACAATACGAAGAACACATCAATGTAA